The Gemella haemolysans genome includes a region encoding these proteins:
- a CDS encoding tyrosine-type recombinase/integrase, producing the protein MIKEYINSKDNKKYYEVKNEYLGKNVYTGKEKRISKKGFRTKREAQNYIVKAKNEFLNGSNFLRSENITFGDVYKLWEEQHKTQVKESSYHTIKTILDKRILPVFKELKIINIKLPYCQNFINEVSKTYKKGYVTLIKGTIVQILDYAVKMEIIPTNYMKLTKVPKKIEEKKKNYYTKKELLQFLKIVKENYSSETYVAFRILAFTGIRLGELRALTWKDINFKKKTLTISKNMMNIGSKSKISTTKTKSSERIIFLDDETIKELKSYRELDNFISINNGIFIKNSRHYFNGMLLRIYRDFPKLKQITPHGFRHTHATLLFESDLSAKEIQNRLGHKDITTTLNTYTHITDEKSKETTEKFYKFMSI; encoded by the coding sequence ATGATAAAAGAATACATTAACAGTAAAGACAATAAAAAATATTACGAGGTAAAAAATGAATACCTTGGTAAAAATGTTTACACAGGAAAAGAAAAAAGAATTTCTAAAAAAGGGTTTAGAACAAAGAGAGAAGCACAAAATTATATAGTTAAGGCTAAGAACGAGTTTTTAAATGGTAGTAACTTTCTACGAAGTGAAAATATTACTTTTGGTGATGTGTACAAACTTTGGGAAGAACAACACAAAACACAAGTAAAAGAAAGTAGCTATCATACTATAAAAACTATTCTAGATAAAAGGATACTACCAGTTTTTAAAGAATTAAAAATCATTAATATTAAGTTGCCATATTGCCAAAACTTTATAAATGAGGTTTCAAAAACTTATAAAAAAGGCTATGTAACTTTAATAAAAGGTACTATAGTTCAAATTTTAGATTATGCTGTTAAGATGGAGATAATACCTACCAACTATATGAAATTAACTAAAGTACCTAAGAAGATAGAAGAAAAGAAAAAGAATTATTACACTAAAAAAGAATTGTTACAGTTTTTAAAAATAGTTAAGGAAAATTATTCAAGTGAAACTTATGTAGCTTTTCGCATACTAGCTTTTACTGGTATTCGTTTAGGAGAGTTGAGGGCTTTAACATGGAAAGATATTAATTTTAAGAAAAAAACATTAACTATTAGTAAAAATATGATGAATATCGGAAGTAAGTCGAAAATCTCAACGACTAAAACAAAATCAAGTGAAAGAATTATATTTCTTGATGATGAAACCATTAAAGAATTGAAGAGTTATAGAGAACTAGATAACTTTATAAGTATTAATAATGGAATATTTATAAAAAACTCAAGACACTATTTTAATGGTATGTTACTAAGGATATACAGAGATTTTCCAAAACTAAAACAGATAACCCCGCACGGTTTCCGCCATACTCACGCAACTTTATTATTTGAAAGTGACTTGAGTGCGAAAGAAATTCAAAATAGATTAGGTCACAAAGATATAACAACTACATTGAATACATACACTCATATTACAGATGAAAAAAGTAAAGAAACTACAGAAAAATTCTATAAATTCATGAGTATTTAA
- a CDS encoding helix-turn-helix domain-containing protein — MKIIINKIAVGQRIRQIRINGGYTYEKFGDFFGASRGNIQAWEYGKALPNKERLVNISKIAGITVNELLYGSIDEFLENNIEVLLMNSKYPYTSIFESYELKEACLIYIDNINSINIGKISINDISSIEKAFNSVLESIISEVSEEYSKLRNKIVHNKEVAEKCIKKYTSYFVNFQLAIMMDSQDISTDNKEFKKNKKVTSPFLYLEYLLKLSSSDDIETKLLYFPCLKMLNEFLRREMENHFLTIKTNLVVFQLNKLTTVEVSSEDNLYSYISKSHEIQDTTIVLKENKYDIKGFKGITGIFIENEDTLYYLAHYPCIEDVPLNTEAQYFILNYDNSYFISKITEKPDCKYLAPILGKME; from the coding sequence ATGAAAATCATAATAAATAAAATAGCTGTAGGTCAAAGGATTAGACAGATTAGAATAAATGGTGGCTATACTTACGAGAAATTTGGTGATTTTTTTGGGGCAAGCCGTGGAAATATTCAAGCGTGGGAATATGGAAAGGCATTGCCTAATAAGGAAAGGTTAGTAAATATCAGCAAAATAGCAGGTATTACGGTTAATGAATTGTTGTACGGTTCTATTGATGAGTTTTTAGAAAATAATATTGAAGTACTATTGATGAATAGTAAGTATCCATATACTTCTATTTTTGAAAGTTATGAATTAAAAGAAGCTTGCTTAATCTACATAGACAATATTAATAGTATTAATATTGGTAAAATATCAATAAATGATATTTCTAGCATAGAAAAAGCGTTTAATTCAGTACTAGAAAGTATTATTAGTGAAGTTTCAGAAGAATACAGTAAACTAAGAAATAAAATAGTACACAATAAAGAAGTAGCGGAGAAATGTATAAAAAAATATACATCCTACTTTGTAAATTTTCAACTGGCTATAATGATGGATAGTCAAGATATTAGTACAGATAATAAGGAATTTAAGAAGAATAAAAAGGTTACAAGCCCCTTTTTATATTTAGAATATCTTTTAAAACTTTCTAGTAGCGATGATATAGAAACTAAACTATTGTATTTCCCTTGTTTAAAAATGTTGAATGAATTTCTTAGAAGAGAAATGGAAAATCATTTTTTAACTATAAAAACAAATTTAGTAGTATTTCAATTGAACAAACTAACAACTGTTGAGGTTTCAAGTGAAGATAATTTATATTCTTATATAAGTAAATCGCATGAAATTCAAGATACAACAATAGTATTAAAAGAAAATAAGTATGATATAAAAGGCTTTAAAGGAATTACAGGAATATTTATAGAAAATGAAGATACACTATATTATTTAGCTCATTATCCATGTATAGAAGATGTTCCACTAAATACAGAAGCACAATACTTCATCTTAAACTATGATAATTCTTACTTCATATCTAAGATAACTGAAAAGCCCGATTGTAAGTATCTAGCCCCTATATTAGGTAAAATGGAATAG
- a CDS encoding helix-turn-helix domain-containing protein — MKLTVNVEKLQELLALKGYNKYSFSRASGISDETLRKILKDEVSSPKMAKRISEALEIDLTEVFSLA, encoded by the coding sequence ATGAAGCTTACTGTAAATGTTGAGAAACTACAAGAGTTATTAGCTTTAAAAGGGTATAATAAATATTCTTTTTCTCGTGCTAGTGGTATTAGTGATGAAACACTAAGAAAAATATTAAAAGATGAAGTATCTAGCCCAAAAATGGCAAAACGTATTTCAGAAGCTCTTGAAATCGACTTAACGGAAGTATTTTCGTTAGCATGA
- the selD gene encoding selenide, water dikinase SelD has translation MGPGALSDILKDLPKKEDKNLIVGYESSDDAAVYKISEDKAIIQTLDFFTTMINDPYLYGQIAATNALSDVYAMGGEVISALNIVAFPENIDLEILHQILKGGAEKVHEAGGVLAGGHSIHDATPKYGLSVTGIVHPDKILQNNNCKVGDLLIVTKPLGVSIINTAHMVKECSEEAFAQSVKQMTTLNKYSAQMMKDFNVNSCTDITGFGFLGHLVEMLDGKHSAEVYSKDIPYIEEAYKCANEFVITAGGQLNRTFIEPNVEYQIKDFALEEIMYDPQTSGGLLISLPESEAYELLEKLNTLEIKSAIVGKVIEKQEKAVIIK, from the coding sequence ATAGGGCCGGGAGCCTTATCAGATATACTAAAAGACCTTCCAAAAAAAGAAGATAAAAATTTAATAGTTGGGTATGAATCTTCGGATGATGCAGCCGTTTATAAAATTTCCGAAGATAAGGCGATTATTCAAACATTAGATTTCTTTACAACAATGATAAATGATCCATATTTATATGGACAAATTGCAGCGACTAATGCGCTAAGTGACGTCTACGCTATGGGTGGAGAAGTTATCTCAGCATTAAATATAGTAGCTTTCCCAGAGAATATAGACTTAGAAATTTTACATCAAATACTAAAAGGTGGAGCGGAAAAGGTTCATGAAGCAGGAGGGGTTCTTGCAGGAGGGCACTCTATTCATGACGCTACACCAAAATATGGATTATCAGTAACAGGAATTGTTCATCCTGATAAAATATTACAAAATAACAATTGTAAAGTAGGAGATTTATTAATCGTAACAAAACCATTAGGAGTAAGTATTATTAATACAGCTCACATGGTAAAAGAATGTTCAGAAGAAGCATTTGCTCAAAGCGTTAAACAAATGACAACACTTAATAAATATTCTGCTCAAATGATGAAAGATTTTAATGTTAACAGTTGTACAGATATTACTGGATTCGGTTTTTTAGGACATCTTGTAGAAATGTTGGATGGCAAACATTCAGCAGAAGTATATTCGAAAGATATTCCATATATCGAAGAAGCTTATAAATGTGCAAATGAATTTGTTATTACTGCAGGGGGGCAACTTAATAGAACATTCATTGAGCCAAATGTAGAATATCAGATTAAAGACTTTGCATTAGAAGAAATAATGTATGATCCACAAACATCTGGAGGACTTTTAATAAGTTTACCAGAAAGTGAAGCGTACGAGTTATTAGAAAAACTAAACACTCTCGAAATTAAGAGTGCTATAGTAGGAAAAGTTATAGAAAAACAAGAAAAGGCAGTTATTATTAAATAA
- a CDS encoding Fic family protein, whose translation MFDKIDKLQEKIAKLRPLNKTELEKLRENFIIENTYNSNAIEGNTLTLRETALILQQGITIQGKKVREHLEVIGYKDAFYYILDIVNEPLTKQVIKDIHSLVLMHDRENKGVFRRVNVQILGSSHKTSEPQEIESNIDELLVKYEEWKQEHHIIKAIALLHLEFESIHPFIDGNGRTGRLLLNFELIKHGLLPVNIKFTDREKYYNSFDEYHINNNADYLTDLIANYEIEELEKYISMIDC comes from the coding sequence ATGTTTGATAAGATTGATAAGTTACAGGAGAAAATAGCAAAGCTTCGACCTTTAAACAAGACTGAACTTGAAAAGCTAAGAGAAAATTTTATTATAGAGAATACGTATAACTCTAACGCTATTGAGGGAAACACTCTTACTTTAAGGGAAACGGCTTTAATACTACAACAAGGAATTACCATTCAAGGTAAAAAGGTACGTGAGCATTTAGAGGTAATAGGATATAAGGACGCTTTTTATTATATTCTAGATATTGTTAACGAGCCATTGACAAAACAAGTTATAAAAGATATACATAGCTTGGTTTTAATGCATGATAGAGAGAATAAAGGAGTATTTAGACGTGTTAACGTTCAAATATTAGGTTCTAGTCATAAGACTAGCGAACCGCAAGAAATAGAAAGTAATATTGATGAATTGCTAGTTAAATATGAGGAGTGGAAACAAGAACATCATATTATTAAAGCTATAGCATTGTTACATTTAGAATTTGAAAGTATTCATCCTTTTATAGACGGAAACGGAAGAACAGGAAGACTTCTTCTTAATTTTGAATTAATAAAACATGGATTGCTACCTGTAAATATTAAATTTACAGATAGAGAAAAGTACTACAATAGTTTTGATGAATATCATATTAATAACAATGCTGATTACTTAACTGACTTAATAGCGAATTATGAAATTGAAGAACTTGAAAAATACATTAGTATGATAGATTGTTAA